The following is a genomic window from Niveispirillum cyanobacteriorum.
CGTAGAAGGGACCCGGCTGATTGTTCCAGTCGCTGATCGATTGGCTGGTGATCAGGCCATAATCGCTGATCTGTGCAGGAACCGCGGGCGGCGTTGGCGGGGGCACACCCGGACCGGAAGCCCGATAAATGTTGATGCCCGTGGCTAGGGGGTTGGCCGGTGTATAGCTGCAAGGACTGCCCCCGATCTGCCAGCCAAGATCGATCTGGGTTGCGCTCGCCGTACCTTGCGTCGTCTGCAGGAAGCCGCCGAACACCGCCTGGGAATTTGGCAGTGATTCTCCGTTCGGGGAGGTTTCGGTGACCAGATAAAAATAGCTGTTGTTGGCGAAGGGGTCGGACGTTCCGGGCGTACCGGCGGGCGCCAGATAGCTGAACGCATCCGGGATGGTGACAGATTGGATCACATCCTGCGGCGCCACGATGCATTTCTGCGTCCCCGCTGCGTCCTGCCCCAGGATCAGACATTCGTTGAACGGGCTGCCCGCCGGAAAGGCCGCTGCAAACTGGCTGAACAAGCTGGCCTGTGCCACGGCGCTGCCGATGGTGGCCATGGGAAATGGCACGGCACCGGTGCTTGCCACAGTATAGGTGAAGCTGACCTGATCAATATTGGAAATGTCGATATCCAGGATGGACCCGCCACCCGTGGCGGGTACGGCATAGGTCAGTTCAAAGATGCTGAACATCTCACCGGGATTGGTCGACAGCGTCGGCGACGCGGGCACACCATTGGTAACAGGGATACCGCTACAGGGGCCGATGAACATGGCCACCACACCAGACTGCAACTGCTGTCCGGACGGCAGGGTCACGGCGACGGTCGTGTTCCCCGTTGCGGGGGGCGTCGACGGCGTCAGAATGTTCAGCAGCGCCGTATACTGACCATTGGCCGCACTAGGGAACTGCTTATAGTGGCTTTTCGCGAAGTCCCAGTAGTACCATAGGTCGGTTGCCGGATCCTGCCCATACAGGGCGAGCGTGAAGTGTTTATTCAGCACATCGGGCGGAATCACAAAACTCCACGACGGAAAACCCGATGTGGATGCCGGTTCATTGGTCATTTTGACCCCCATTTGGCATTAATATATGGCTATGACGTCTTTGACGTCTGCATAGACATATCATCAATACTCGTCTTGGGCGATCACCGAACGGGAACCGGGGATAGTACTGATCACGTACCGACCGGCAGGCAGGCCACGAAACGGCCCCGACTTGACTATTGGGTTTGGCCGGGCTGGCCGTAGATTGTGACTTGGCCAGCACCGGGTAGCCCATGCCACTATCTGGCAGAAACATTGAAGAGGTATGGGAACACATGGGCGCCGCCCTTCCCCCGCGTCAAAGACTGACCCGCACTGTGGTCGTGGGACTGGTCAGCATATTGGCCTTGCTGTCCATCATGCTGATGGCGGATTTGGTCATTGCATTGGGGGCGGAGGCATGCGGGCATCCCGATGCCAACAGCAACTGTTATCCATGGTCACCCCATGCGGAGGGGCCCATTGAAGGTGCCTGGAACTACCATAGCAAGAGCCTTTATCTGTTCGCTGGTGGGGTGCACTTGACCTTTGTGGTCACAGCCATGCTGACCATGATCCGCTGGCGTAACCTGCGGGGCATCCTCGTAGCGGTCTGCCTGCTGGGCACCCATGGCGTAGCCCATGCCTGGGCGGATCAGGCGATCGGTAGCCGCACTGACATCATTGAGCTGTCGGACCTGCCAAAGCTGCTATAGCCGCCCCAGCCGTTCAATCAGCAGATCAAAAAATCCGTCCGCATCAGCGTTCAGCATGAAGAACACGTTCTTCGGGCGCTGGGTGATGCACCAGCGGTCGACAACGGTCTGGCCGATGGTCAGCGGAGAGGCGGTTTCCACCTCCACATTGACCTGCTTGCCCTGGAACAGGTCGGGCTTGATCAGCCAGGCGATAACGCAGGGATCGTGCAGAGGGCCGCCATCGGTGCCGTATTTGGCCTCGTCATACTGGCGGTAGAAATCCAGCATTTCATAAGTGACGCGGCCGACCGCACCAGGAATGGCGCGCACGCGGTCCATCTGCCGTTGGGCGGTCAGGACCTGATGCGTCACGTCCATGGAGAACATGACGATATCGATGCCGGATTTCAGGACGATCTGGGCTGCGTGCGGATCGACGAAGATGTTGAATTCGGCCACGGGGCTGCTGTTACCGCCTTCAACCTGTGCCCCGCCCATCAGCACGATGCGCTTGATCCGCGCCGCGATGTCGGGCGCACGGGTCAGGGCGGTGGCGATGTTGGTCAGCGGCCCCAGCGGGCAGAGCGTGACGGTACCGGCGGGTTCGGCGCGCAAGGTGTCGATGATGAAATCGACCGCATGCTGTGCCTGCAAGGGCATGGTCGGCGGAGGCAGGTCCGGGCCGTCCAGGCCGGTATCGCCATGTACCTCGGGTGCTGTATGCAGGTCCAGGAACAGGGGGCGGTCGCAGCCGGCGAAGACCTTCACATCAGGCCTTCCCGACAGCTCACAGATCTTGCGGGCATTGATCTCGGTATGGGCCAGCGGCGCGTTGCCGGCCACCGCCGTGACGCCCAGCACCTCAATCTCCTCCGGCGAGGCGAAGGCCAGCATCATGGCGACGGCGTCGTCCTGGCCGGGATCGGTGTCGATGATGATGCGTTCGCGCGCCATGGCCGCCTCCGTTGATGCAATCGCCGTCTGATATCCCGAAAAATGTTGAGCGGGAAGGCCCCCGCCTGTTTTATGCGGCCACCATGACACGACGCATCGCCATCTTTGATTTCGACGGCACCCTGGTGGGCGGCGACAGCCTGTTGCCCTATCTGGGACGGGTGGCGGGGCGCATGCGTTCCGGCCTGGTCTTTGCCCGCGCCATCCGGGCGGGGTTGATGAGTGCCGGGGCCAATCCCGACGATGATCTGCGCACCCGCATCAAGGCCGGCATGCTGCGCCGAGCGCTGGCCGGCGTGCCGGTGAGCGTGGCGCAAGCCGCAGCGGAGCGGATGCGCGGCTGGCAGCGTTGGTATGAACCCACGCTGACCGCTCTGAAACGCCATGCCGATGCTGGCGATCTGGTCGTGGTGGCCACGGGTGGCCTGTCGCTCTACATCCCCATCCTGCTGGAAGGGCTGCCGGTTGACCGCATCCTGGCCACTGATATGGAGGTGCGGGACGGCGTGTTGACGGGGGAAATGCAGGGCGGGAACTGTGTGCGCGGGGAGAAGGCGCGGCGGGTGGCGGCCCTGCTGCATGAGGCGGGACCGTTTGCGGAGAGCCATGGCTATGGCAACCGCCCGTCCGACCTGCCCTTTCTGGCACTGACGAGCCATCCGACGGTGATTCCCACTGTGCCCAGAAAGTAATGTTGCGATAGAACGATCACAGGACTTTGCCTTGCCGGCTTTGTCACAGGGCCTATATGCTGGTTCGATAGCAAGTTTGGAATGATTCCAGAAAGTCCGATCCCGTGACCGCGTCCAACGCCGCCCTTTCCCGCCGTACAGTCCTGGCCCTAGCCGGTGCCGGGATGTTGTCAGCTGGCCTTCCGGCGCGGGCGGCGGAAAAGCCGGTGTTTCAGGCGACGACGGGTCAGGTGGCGGAACTGCTGCGCGCCGTAGCCGGCGATACAGCCAGCATCAGCAGCCTGATGGGCGAAGGGATCGACCCGCATTCCTATAAGCTGACGCGCGCCGACACGGTCGCCCTGATGAAGGCTGACGCCGTGTTCCATTCCGGGCTGTTCCTGGAAGGCAAGATGGCCGAAATGCTGGACAAGCTGTCGGCTTCCAAGCCGGTGCATGCGGCGGCCTCTGTCCTGCCCAAGGACCGGTTGATCCATCCCGACGGGGCCGATGGCCATCCCGACCCGCATGTCTGGATGGACCCGACCCTGTGGCGGCTGGCGCTGCTGGGTGTTCGGGACAGGCTGTCCATGCTTTATCCCGCCAATGCAGCGCTATACGCCGCCAACGCGGCTAAGGCAGCCACGGAATATGAGGCGCTGACGGCCTATGCCGGCAAGGTGCTGGGCAGCGTGCCGGAGCAGCGGCGCGTGCTGGTCACGGCCCATGATGCGTTCTCCTATCTGGGCCGGGCCTATGGATTGTCGGTGGTGGGTATCCAGGGGATCAGTACGGAGTCCGAAGCCGGGCTACACCGGATCGAAAGCATGGTGTCCCTGCTGGTCGACCGTAAAATTCCGGCGGTTTTTATTGAGACCTCAGTGTCCGATCGCAATATCCAGGCGTTGATACAGGGAGCGGCGGCCAAGGGGCACAAGGTGGCCATCGGCGGCTCGCTTTATTCCGACGCCATGGGGGCGCCCGGCACTTATGAGGGAAGCTATGTGGGCATGATCGACCACAATGTCACCACCATCGCCCAGGCCCTGGGCGGCACCGTGCCGGCGCGCGGGTTCCAGGGCCGGCTGGCGGCAGGTTGAGGGGCGGAAACCATGCTGCAACGGCTATTGAGCGATAATTTCATCCCTAGCGCCGATGCCGGCGTCGGCGCGCTGGCCGTGTCTGGCCTGTCGGTAGCCTATCACCAGCGCCTGGTGCTGCGCGATGTCACCTGGACGGCCCCGGCACAGGGGCTGGTCGCCGTGGTCGGGCCGAACGGGGCCGGCAAGTCCACTTTCCTGAAGGCCGTGCTGGGCCTGGTCCCGGCGCTCACCGGCACGATCGAGGTCTATGGCCGTCCGCTGAAGCGGCAGCGCGCCCTGATCGGCTATGTGCCGCAGCGGGAGAGTGTGGATTGGGACTTCCCGGTCAGCGCGCTGGATGTCGTCACCATGGGGCGTTACGGCCTGATCGGCTGGGGCCGGCGCATCACGGGCAAGCATAAGGCCGCCGCCATGCAGGCGCTGGACCGGGTCGGCATGGCCGATTTCGCCCATCGCCAGATCGGGCAGCTGTCGGGCGGACAGCAGCAGCGTGTGTTCCTGGCCCGCGCCCTGGCGCAGGAGGCACGGCTCTATTTCATGGATGAACCGCTGGCCGGCGTGGATGCCGCCACGGAACAGACCATCCTGGCTGTGTTGCGGGAGTTGGATGCAGACGGGCGCACCGTCATCTGCGTGCATCATGATTTGCAGACGGTGGCCGAAACCTTCGATCATGTGCTGATGCTGAATGGTGGTCTGGTGGCCGCAGGGCCCGTGCGCGAGGCGCTGACCGAGGAGAACCTTCGCCGGGCCTATGGCCAGCGGGCCAGTGGATTGCTGCTGGGTCCGCGCTGATGGATATGGTGGGGCACAACACACTGGTCGTGCTGCTGGGTGCCACTGCCCTGGGCATGGCGGCGGGCATGGTAGGCTGCTTCATGGTGTTGCGCCGCCGCGCCCTGGTCAGCGATGCCCTGTCCCACGCCACCCTGCCCGGCATCGTTGCCGCCTTTCTGACGGGTATGGCGCTGGGGGTGGAGGGGCGGTCCCTGCCCCTGCTGCTGATCGGGGCGGCCATCAGTGGGGCCGTCGCGGTCGCCACGATCCAGGCCATCAAACGCTGGACCCGCCTGACCGAGGATGCGGCCATCGGTGCCGTCCTGTCGGTGTTTTTCGGGGCCGGTGTTGTGCTGCTGTCGGTGGTGCAGGAACTGCCCGCCGCCAATGCGGCCGGTTTGAAGGGTTTCATCTTCGGGCAGACGGCGGCCATGCGGACGGGGGAGGCCTTGGGCCTGGGTGCGCTGGCCCTGCTGGCAGCAATCATGGTCTGGCTGTTCTTTAAGGAGTTTCGCCTGCTGGCCTTTGATGAAGGCTTTGCGCGGGCCGCCGGCTGGCCCACGGGGCGTATTGATCTGGCGCTGATGGCGCTGGTGACCCTGGTGACCGTGGTCGGGTTGCAGACGGTCGGGCTGGTCCTGATCATTGCCCTGCTGATCACGCCCGCCGCCACCGCCCGGTTCTGGACCGATGATCTGTCCCGTATGCTAATCATCGCTGGCGGCGTGGGGGCCGTGTCGGGCGGGGTCGGGGCGGTGCTGTCGGCGCGGTTCGCCGACCTGCCAGCGGGTGCTGTCATCGTCCTCGTCGCCACCAGCCTGTTCTTCATCAGCCTGATCATCGCGCCCTCGCGCGGGCTTCTGGGCCGCAGCCTGCGCCGGGCGCGGTTGCGCCGCGCCTTGATGGCAGGGGAACTGGTGGGATGAATATCGATGCCGCCACCTTCCTGACGGTTGATCTGCCGGCCCTGTTGGCGGCCTTGTTCGCCTGCCTATCCTGTGCGCTGGTCGGCAATTTCCTGGTGCTGCGGCGGCAAGCGCTGATGGGCGACGCGATCAGCCATGCCGTGCTGCCCGGCATAGTGGCGGGGTTCATGGTGGCCGGCACCCGGGACACGTTCCCCATGCTGGCCGGTGCCCTGACCGCCGCCTTGGTAGCAGGCGGGATGATCGAACTGGTTCGCCGCCTGGGTCGGGTCGAGGCAGGCGCGGCCATGGGCGTGGTCTTTACCGGGCTGTTCGCCCTGGGCGTGGTCCTGATCGAACAGGGGCCGGCGCGGCAGGTCGACCTGGATGCCGATTGTGTTCTGTATGGTCAGCTGGAAGCCATCCTGTGGCTGACCCCCGGCGGCTGGGCCGATCTGGCCGATCCCGCCATCTGGGCCACCCTGCCCCGGCAGGTTATCCAGCTTATGGCCGTGTTCGCCCTGTGTCTGGCCATCATCCTGATCTTCTTTAAGGAATTCACCCTGGTCAGCTTTGATCCCGGTCTGGCCGACACGCTGGGCCTGAAAAGCGGACTGGTGCAGCAGGGAATTGTCGTGCTGGCGGCGCTGGCGGCCATCGCGGCGTTTGAGGCGGTGGGGTCCATCCTGGTCATCGCCATGCTGATCTGCCCCGCCGCCACGGCGCGGCTCTATACCGACCGGATGGGGCCGCAGGTGGCCTTGTCCCTGCTGATCGGGGGGATCACGGGGATTGGCGGCTATGGCCTGGGGGCGTTCGGGCCGTCGCTGCTGGGCTATGACATGGCCGTGAATGCGGCGGGGTCGATTGCCGTGCTGGCGGGGATCATCCTGGGGCTTTCCATTCTGCTGGCCCCACGCTATGGCGTCATCGCGCGCCGGATGCGGCGCGGGCTGCGGGGAGCGTTGGCGTGATTTCAGCGGAACTGTCCTACATCGTGCTGGGCGTGACGCCGGCCATTGCAGCGGCATGCCGTACATTGGCCGGCCAGGGCGGATGCTTCACGATCATGGACAGTGATCAGCGCGCGGGGCACCGGCTGGTGCTGGAACTGAATACCGGCAGCCGGGGACGGGCCATCTTCGTGCCGGGAAACCCAGAAGAAGCCGGCGACCGGGCCGACGCCATGGCCGAAAATGCCCGTTGCTGGCCCGATCAGACGCCCCTTATCCTTTCGCCCGCATCGCTTTGACACCGTCGAGGATCTGTCGCAGCATGCGTTCGCGCGACGAGATATCCGCAAACCGGGCCTTGGCCTTCTCCTGGAGCTGACCACGCAGGTCAGGATCGTCGGTGTATCGTGTGGCGGCAGGTGCGAAATCGGCGTAGCTGGACAGGTGGAAGTCTGGTCCCACCACCACGCCGACATCCCCGGCATTCAGGCTGTAAGCCGGGATGCCACGCGACAGGGCATAGGCAGCGGACGTGCCCCCACCGCCACGCGGCGGGTTGATATAGAGGTCAGCCGACGCCATCAGGCCCATGACGTCGGTTTCGTGCCCATGGGACCGCGACCGCGCCGCCAGGGTGGGGTGCGGGGCCACAAGCTCGGCGTAATTATCCATCTCTCCTACGAACAGGAAGAACAGGCGCGGTTCGGCCTGTACCGCCGCATCAAGGGCGGCAGCGAAATCCGGCGTCACCTCCCGCGCCAAGCGCAGGCCGATGATCAGGGTCAGGATCGTATCATCACCCAGGCCCAGCACCACCTTGTCCCGTACCGTCACGGCAGGCGGTGGGGCATAGGAATATTCGATGCGGATCACCTTGTCCGGGGTCAGTCCACCGGCGGCAAGGGCCGGCGTCTCCGCCGGGTTCAACGGGCGTGGCAGAGCCAGCCATGTCGGCTCCGCAAAGGGCAGATAGCTGCCATAGGGGATGGACACCACATCCAGCAGACCCCGACACAGGTCGGACACAGGGCAAAGCGTGCCGAAGGACAGGACCAGATCCGGCTTTAGCGCCAATATCTGGTCGCGGGCATCAGATGCCATCTGCGGATCGGTGAAACCAGCTGGTAAATGAATGAAGGGAATCGGCAGGCCATCAATGACCAGTTGCTTCGCGGCCACCAGTTCGCGATCCACGCTGCTGACGAAATTGCCCAGATAGGGAAAATGGGATTTAACCGGCCCATCGGCTGTGTTGATCAACACCACTCGTCGCCCCAGGCGTAAGACCAGCTTTGTCAGGAAATCCAGCATGTCGATGCTGGGCTGGTGGGCACCTCGGATAAACTGTCCCGTGGTGATGACGATCAGGTCCCGCTGACGCGCCGCCGCTGGAACCGGATCGCGGGCTGGCATAGCGGCACGGTAATGGTTCAGCATCGTCCGCCAGAGCCGGCGGATCGCCATGTCATGGGCGCCGGGATCGGTGAGTTTGATACGGTTGGTCCAAACGCCATAGATCACAGCGCGCAGGATGTAATCCACCTGGATCAGCCTGTGCCGAGGTTGGACACTTTCAAGATCGGCAGTTAAAATCTCGATCACACGGGTGGCAGCATTGGCATCGCAAAGCGCCATGGCGCGGAGCAGATGGTACAGTGTTTCTTCGCGCGCATTGTGGCGGGGCACCCGGTCCAACGCCGCTGCAAACGGGGCCGGGTCAGCCCCGGCGGCCACAAGCTGTCCATAGGTGGCGGCAAGTTCTTCCATCCGCATCCAGGCATCGGCGTTGAAGATCGGCTCCTCCATCCTACCGGCAAGTGTTCGCGCCAGTAGGGCGGCAAAACCTGTCAAACTGTTCTCGCCACCGGTCACTACCCTGCCCTCCATCCACCCGAACAGGATCATAGAGAGCGGGGCCGGAAATGAAAACGCCCAGCGTGGATATCTCCACGCCGGGCGTTCCATAAGGCCGGGTCCTGGAACCCATCAAACCTTATTCGTCGCGCTGACCCATCAGGGACAGCAGGAACTGGAACAGGTTGATGAAGTTCAAATACAGGCTCAAGGCACCCATCACGGCCAGACGGCTGTTGGCCTCTTCACCCCAGTGGGAAGCATAGCTTTCCTTGATCCGCTGAGTATCCCAGGCCGTCAGGCCCGTAAAGATGACCACGCCCAGAACCGAGATGGCGAACTGCAACGCGCTGGACGCCAGGAAGATGTTCACCAGACCGGCGATGAGGATGCCGATCAGGCCCATCATCATGAAGCTACCCATCTTCGACAGGTCGGCCTTGGTCGTGTAGCCATACAGGCTGGTGCCCGCGAACATCGCCGCCGTGATGAAGAACACGCGGGCGATACTGGCGCCCGTATAGACCAGGAAGATCGACATCATCGACAGGCCCATCAGGGCGCTGAAGGCGATCAGGCTGGTCCGCAGGGCGGACGCGGACATCCGGTCAGGCCGGAAGCCGAAGAAGATGAAGGCGAGGGGGGCCAGCATGACCACCCACTTCAAAGGCGTACCGAAGATCATGGCGACCAGGGCTTCGCTCTGCGAACCCAGGAAAGCCACGCCGCCGGTGATTGCCAACGCCAAGCACATGTAATTATAGACGCGCAGCATATGGGTACGCAGACCTGCGTCAAAAGACGCCTGGTCCATGGTCCGACTGCCCGCCGCATACGGATTATAGGGTCCGTTTACCATCGATGTATCCTCGACAGGGGCTGTTGAGTACTGAACCTCTATATTGGGTGCCTCCCCCCCCCGATCAATGGAAATCGGTCTGCGGCCTGCGCATTTTCACAAACCCAAGCCCCGCATTCAGCGCAGATAGGTCGGGACGACCAGTTCTACGGCTTTGGGCGTGATGCCCAGATCGGTCAAACCCGGCAAGGCGCCAGAGATTACATTGTCCCGGCGCAGCAAAGTCACCTGATCGCGCGTCAGCGGCTTGCCGGGCAGCAACTCCATGAAAAAGGCCTGCAG
Proteins encoded in this region:
- a CDS encoding metal ABC transporter permease: MDMVGHNTLVVLLGATALGMAAGMVGCFMVLRRRALVSDALSHATLPGIVAAFLTGMALGVEGRSLPLLLIGAAISGAVAVATIQAIKRWTRLTEDAAIGAVLSVFFGAGVVLLSVVQELPAANAAGLKGFIFGQTAAMRTGEALGLGALALLAAIMVWLFFKEFRLLAFDEGFARAAGWPTGRIDLALMALVTLVTVVGLQTVGLVLIIALLITPAATARFWTDDLSRMLIIAGGVGAVSGGVGAVLSARFADLPAGAVIVLVATSLFFISLIIAPSRGLLGRSLRRARLRRALMAGELVG
- a CDS encoding Bax inhibitor-1/YccA family protein, translated to MVNGPYNPYAAGSRTMDQASFDAGLRTHMLRVYNYMCLALAITGGVAFLGSQSEALVAMIFGTPLKWVVMLAPLAFIFFGFRPDRMSASALRTSLIAFSALMGLSMMSIFLVYTGASIARVFFITAAMFAGTSLYGYTTKADLSKMGSFMMMGLIGILIAGLVNIFLASSALQFAISVLGVVIFTGLTAWDTQRIKESYASHWGEEANSRLAVMGALSLYLNFINLFQFLLSLMGQRDE
- a CDS encoding metal ABC transporter ATP-binding protein, with translation MLQRLLSDNFIPSADAGVGALAVSGLSVAYHQRLVLRDVTWTAPAQGLVAVVGPNGAGKSTFLKAVLGLVPALTGTIEVYGRPLKRQRALIGYVPQRESVDWDFPVSALDVVTMGRYGLIGWGRRITGKHKAAAMQALDRVGMADFAHRQIGQLSGGQQQRVFLARALAQEARLYFMDEPLAGVDAATEQTILAVLRELDADGRTVICVHHDLQTVAETFDHVLMLNGGLVAAGPVREALTEENLRRAYGQRASGLLLGPR
- a CDS encoding HAD-IB family hydrolase, which produces MTRRIAIFDFDGTLVGGDSLLPYLGRVAGRMRSGLVFARAIRAGLMSAGANPDDDLRTRIKAGMLRRALAGVPVSVAQAAAERMRGWQRWYEPTLTALKRHADAGDLVVVATGGLSLYIPILLEGLPVDRILATDMEVRDGVLTGEMQGGNCVRGEKARRVAALLHEAGPFAESHGYGNRPSDLPFLALTSHPTVIPTVPRK
- a CDS encoding nucleoside hydrolase, with the translated sequence MARERIIIDTDPGQDDAVAMMLAFASPEEIEVLGVTAVAGNAPLAHTEINARKICELSGRPDVKVFAGCDRPLFLDLHTAPEVHGDTGLDGPDLPPPTMPLQAQHAVDFIIDTLRAEPAGTVTLCPLGPLTNIATALTRAPDIAARIKRIVLMGGAQVEGGNSSPVAEFNIFVDPHAAQIVLKSGIDIVMFSMDVTHQVLTAQRQMDRVRAIPGAVGRVTYEMLDFYRQYDEAKYGTDGGPLHDPCVIAWLIKPDLFQGKQVNVEVETASPLTIGQTVVDRWCITQRPKNVFFMLNADADGFFDLLIERLGRL
- a CDS encoding metal ABC transporter permease, coding for MNIDAATFLTVDLPALLAALFACLSCALVGNFLVLRRQALMGDAISHAVLPGIVAGFMVAGTRDTFPMLAGALTAALVAGGMIELVRRLGRVEAGAAMGVVFTGLFALGVVLIEQGPARQVDLDADCVLYGQLEAILWLTPGGWADLADPAIWATLPRQVIQLMAVFALCLAIILIFFKEFTLVSFDPGLADTLGLKSGLVQQGIVVLAALAAIAAFEAVGSILVIAMLICPAATARLYTDRMGPQVALSLLIGGITGIGGYGLGAFGPSLLGYDMAVNAAGSIAVLAGIILGLSILLAPRYGVIARRMRRGLRGALA
- a CDS encoding metal ABC transporter solute-binding protein, Zn/Mn family, with the translated sequence MTASNAALSRRTVLALAGAGMLSAGLPARAAEKPVFQATTGQVAELLRAVAGDTASISSLMGEGIDPHSYKLTRADTVALMKADAVFHSGLFLEGKMAEMLDKLSASKPVHAAASVLPKDRLIHPDGADGHPDPHVWMDPTLWRLALLGVRDRLSMLYPANAALYAANAAKAATEYEALTAYAGKVLGSVPEQRRVLVTAHDAFSYLGRAYGLSVVGIQGISTESEAGLHRIESMVSLLVDRKIPAVFIETSVSDRNIQALIQGAAAKGHKVAIGGSLYSDAMGAPGTYEGSYVGMIDHNVTTIAQALGGTVPARGFQGRLAAG